In Saprospiraceae bacterium, a genomic segment contains:
- the yidC gene encoding membrane protein insertase YidC, whose protein sequence is MDRNQIIGIVLIIAVLFVWNQYFFQPELEEQKQRQHVQDSIAQLQNVAPPSEPMKSLDTIQKVQQDSSKPIVIVEEEKSVTLQNQKLSLQFSNKGARITAALIKAQFKSFGIQEGQELLEQVKLLEDSKNVFDYRFNHKGKEYQTQNLYFDVQQPDPLSLVFTAVLDDGVKFIQRYKLVEDDYTIQYSITAEGLDASIPIKLHWENYLDKIEKNWEYERYNSTVYFKEKENDPDYCSCRSDDKIESLEKRVQWISHSHQFYNSTLIANAGFSKATYETILLAETDSDLKKLVTDAEIPGSDVSGKEYAMLWFIGPNEYKKLAVFNQDLQYIIPYGWSIFGTVNRHVIRPMFVFLEDLVGAKGVIILLMTLIVKLLVFPLGYKMLHSQAKMMALKPEIEKVKAKYKDDMQKQQMETMKMYNEFGVNPLGGCFPLLLQMPIWIALYRFFPATIEFRQESFLWAADLTSYDEFLRLPFELPLFGDTMSLFAFLWMVSTLIFSYYSSKSMDFSANPAMKYMQYLMPVIFWFMFNKTAAGLTCYMFFSNILNIFQTLLGKYYLFDQNKIRAELELNKAKPKKTGGFRERLEQMMKEQQKAQQEKAKNLKK, encoded by the coding sequence ATGGATCGGAATCAGATAATTGGAATAGTACTCATCATTGCAGTACTGTTTGTATGGAATCAATATTTTTTTCAACCAGAGTTGGAAGAACAAAAACAACGTCAGCATGTCCAGGATTCAATAGCACAATTGCAAAATGTAGCTCCTCCTTCAGAGCCCATGAAATCTTTGGATACGATTCAGAAAGTCCAACAAGATTCAAGCAAGCCGATTGTAATTGTAGAAGAAGAAAAATCAGTAACGCTCCAAAATCAAAAACTCAGCCTTCAATTTTCAAATAAGGGCGCTCGGATTACGGCTGCGTTGATCAAAGCTCAGTTCAAATCCTTTGGAATACAGGAAGGGCAGGAATTGCTGGAGCAAGTCAAATTGCTTGAAGACTCTAAGAATGTTTTTGATTACAGATTTAATCATAAAGGCAAAGAATATCAAACGCAAAATTTGTATTTTGACGTGCAGCAACCGGATCCTTTGTCTTTGGTGTTTACGGCGGTCCTTGATGACGGTGTGAAATTTATACAGCGCTATAAACTTGTTGAAGATGACTATACCATTCAATATTCCATTACGGCGGAAGGATTGGATGCTTCCATTCCAATTAAATTACATTGGGAAAATTACCTCGATAAAATTGAAAAAAACTGGGAGTACGAAAGGTATAACAGTACCGTTTATTTTAAAGAAAAAGAAAATGACCCGGACTACTGTTCTTGCCGTTCAGACGATAAGATAGAGAGTCTTGAAAAACGCGTGCAATGGATTTCTCATTCCCATCAATTTTACAATTCAACGCTCATTGCGAATGCAGGTTTTTCTAAAGCAACTTATGAAACCATTTTGCTTGCTGAAACAGATTCTGATTTGAAAAAATTGGTAACGGATGCTGAAATTCCAGGATCGGATGTTTCCGGTAAGGAATATGCTATGTTATGGTTTATTGGTCCGAACGAATATAAAAAACTGGCGGTTTTTAATCAGGACCTCCAATACATCATTCCCTATGGCTGGAGCATTTTCGGGACGGTCAACCGCCATGTCATTCGTCCCATGTTTGTTTTTCTCGAAGATCTTGTAGGAGCTAAAGGCGTGATCATTTTATTGATGACTTTAATAGTAAAGTTGCTTGTTTTTCCATTAGGTTATAAAATGTTGCACTCACAGGCAAAAATGATGGCTTTAAAACCGGAGATCGAAAAAGTAAAGGCCAAGTATAAGGATGACATGCAGAAGCAGCAGATGGAAACGATGAAAATGTACAATGAATTCGGTGTTAATCCACTGGGAGGTTGTTTTCCACTATTGCTCCAAATGCCCATCTGGATTGCCTTGTACCGTTTCTTTCCGGCTACCATAGAATTCCGGCAGGAGTCCTTTTTATGGGCTGCGGATCTGACTTCTTACGATGAGTTCCTCAGACTTCCGTTTGAATTGCCCTTGTTTGGCGATACGATGTCTTTGTTTGCATTTCTTTGGATGGTTTCAACGCTTATTTTTAGTTATTATTCGTCAAAGTCCATGGATTTCTCAGCCAATCCGGCCATGAAATACATGCAGTACCTTATGCCGGTTATCTTCTGGTTTATGTTTAACAAAACAGCTGCGGGCTTGACTTGTTATATGTTTTTCAGCAACATTTTAAATATCTTTCAAACCCTGTTGGGTAAATATTATTTGTTTGATCAGAATAAGATCCGGGCCGAACTTGAATTAAACAAAGCCAAACCAAAAAAGACCGGTGGTTTCCGCGAACGACTCGAACAAATGATGAAAGAACAACAAAAAGCACAACAGGAAAAAGCTAAAAATTTAAAAAAATGA
- the typA gene encoding translational GTPase TypA — protein MQSIRNIAIIAHVDHGKTTLVDKILHQTKQFRDHQQTGELILDNNELERERGITILAKNVSVNYKGTKINIIDTPGHADFGGEVERVLNMADGVLLLVDAFEGPMPQTRFVLQKALNMGKKPIVVINKVDKPNCRPDDVHDAVFELFFNLEATEEQLNFPTVYGSSKHGWMSKHWNEPTTDITYLLDAIIEHIPNPQIPEGNLQMMISSLDYSSYIGRIAIGRILRQGIRINQPVTLVKRDGSQVKSRVKELFTFEGLGKIKVEQVDAGDICAVFGLENFDIGDTIADFEAPEGLTPIQVDEPTISMLFTINNSPFFGKEGKYVTSRHIRERLEKELEKNLALRLEDTESPDSILVYGRGILHLSVLIETMRREGYEMQVGQPRVIIKEIEGQKCEPIEVMTVDVPEAFSGKIIEQVSMRKGELTVMETRGDLIHIEFEIPARGLIGLRNVLLTASAGEAIVAHRFKEFQAWKGNIPSRSNGVLISKLAGSATAYSIAYLQDRGQFFIEPGENIYIGQIIGEQIRPGDLIVNVVEGKKLTNMRASGSDGTIQIVPKIQFSLEEALEYIQEDEYVEVTPKSIRLRKIILDENERKKAQKRVVMAEA, from the coding sequence ATGCAGTCCATTAGAAATATTGCCATCATTGCACACGTAGATCACGGAAAAACTACCCTGGTCGATAAGATCCTACATCAGACCAAGCAGTTCCGGGATCATCAACAGACCGGTGAACTCATTCTCGACAACAATGAACTTGAGCGCGAAAGAGGGATTACGATCCTGGCCAAAAATGTATCCGTTAATTATAAAGGCACGAAAATTAATATTATAGATACTCCGGGTCACGCTGATTTCGGAGGTGAAGTAGAGCGGGTGCTCAATATGGCCGATGGTGTATTATTGCTAGTTGATGCTTTTGAAGGGCCCATGCCACAAACCAGATTTGTCTTACAAAAGGCATTAAATATGGGTAAAAAACCGATTGTTGTAATCAATAAGGTTGATAAACCGAATTGCAGACCTGATGATGTACACGATGCCGTATTTGAATTATTTTTCAACCTTGAAGCTACAGAAGAGCAATTGAATTTTCCCACCGTTTACGGTTCCTCCAAACACGGTTGGATGAGCAAACATTGGAATGAACCAACAACGGATATTACTTATCTTTTGGATGCGATCATCGAACATATTCCTAATCCCCAGATACCTGAGGGCAATCTCCAAATGATGATCAGCAGCCTTGATTACTCTTCATATATAGGCAGAATTGCGATCGGAAGAATTTTACGTCAGGGAATTCGCATTAATCAACCGGTAACGTTAGTGAAGCGGGATGGCTCTCAAGTCAAATCAAGAGTCAAAGAGTTATTCACCTTTGAAGGTCTTGGAAAAATTAAAGTGGAACAAGTAGATGCCGGGGATATCTGTGCAGTATTTGGTCTCGAAAATTTTGATATTGGTGACACAATTGCGGATTTTGAAGCTCCGGAAGGTCTGACTCCTATCCAGGTTGATGAACCCACCATCTCTATGTTATTCACCATCAACAATTCACCTTTCTTTGGAAAAGAAGGAAAATATGTGACTTCCAGACACATTCGTGAAAGACTGGAAAAAGAATTGGAAAAAAATCTAGCGTTAAGATTAGAAGATACCGAATCACCAGATTCCATTTTGGTATATGGCAGGGGTATACTTCACTTATCAGTTCTTATAGAAACCATGCGCAGAGAAGGTTATGAAATGCAGGTAGGCCAACCAAGAGTTATTATCAAAGAAATTGAAGGGCAAAAATGCGAACCAATCGAAGTCATGACTGTGGATGTACCGGAAGCTTTTTCCGGAAAAATCATCGAGCAAGTGAGCATGCGTAAAGGTGAGTTAACTGTCATGGAAACACGTGGTGATCTCATTCATATAGAATTTGAAATTCCTGCCCGTGGATTAATCGGTTTGAGAAACGTACTTTTAACGGCTTCAGCTGGTGAGGCTATTGTTGCACACCGTTTTAAAGAATTCCAGGCATGGAAAGGAAATATTCCATCAAGATCCAACGGAGTGCTCATATCAAAACTTGCTGGTTCGGCTACTGCTTACTCTATCGCTTATTTACAAGATCGTGGTCAATTTTTTATCGAACCAGGCGAAAACATATACATCGGGCAAATCATCGGCGAGCAAATCAGACCTGGTGACCTTATCGTCAATGTCGTCGAAGGTAAAAAGCTCACAAACATGCGTGCATCAGGTTCTGATGGAACCATTCAAATTGTACCAAAAATTCAATTTAGTCTTGAGGAAGCACTCGAATATATTCAGGAAGATGAGTACGTAGAGGTAACTCCAAAATCAATACGGCTACGCAAAATCATCCTTGATGAAAATGAGCGCAAAAAAGCGCAGAAGAGGGTTGTGATGGCGGAAGCGTAA